A DNA window from Streptomyces canus contains the following coding sequences:
- a CDS encoding DUF6412 domain-containing protein has product MIRSWTGVRPAAVLLLLVLDVVLLDTGSLSAAVALAATAAAGSAFAACSLIASRCAPAVPPTRVRTAIRDRARRTAFLPQRDPDAKGRPRPRAPGHALPATVA; this is encoded by the coding sequence GTGATCCGCAGCTGGACCGGCGTGCGGCCCGCCGCCGTGCTCCTGCTCCTCGTCCTCGACGTCGTCCTGCTCGACACCGGCAGCCTCTCCGCCGCCGTCGCGCTCGCCGCGACCGCCGCGGCCGGCTCCGCCTTCGCCGCCTGCTCGCTGATCGCCTCGCGCTGCGCGCCCGCCGTACCGCCCACCCGGGTCCGTACGGCCATCCGCGACCGCGCCCGCCGCACGGCCTTCCTCCCGCAACGCGACCCCGACGCCAAGGGCCGCCCCCGCCCCCGAGCGCCCGGACACGCCCTCCCGGCGACCGTCGCGTAG